In Mycobacterium sp. JS623, one genomic interval encodes:
- a CDS encoding Ms4533A family Cys-rich leader peptide — MEFGSCGACATKTRTRSKRDAAFTGDSGARHPRCPGAHHLAANSLTGLRPNLSALPDSVILRAMRTASGNKSGHILALIAVGFTAVADVCCCR, encoded by the coding sequence ATGGAATTCGGATCCTGCGGCGCCTGCGCCACCAAGACGAGGACGAGGAGTAAGCGGGATGCCGCGTTCACGGGTGACTCTGGTGCTCGTCATCCTCGTTGTCCTGGTGCTCATCACCTGGCTGCTAACTCGTTAACAGGGCTAAGGCCCAACCTGAGCGCGTTGCCAGACTCTGTTATTCTTCGCGCCATGCGTACAGCGTCCGGCAACAAGAGTGGCCACATCTTGGCCCTCATTGCCGTGGGATTCACCGCTGTCGCTGATGTCTGTTGTTGTCGCTGA